The DNA sequence ACGCGCCGCACTGCCGGCTCATCATCCACGAGAAGAATGAGCGGACGTGCGCACGAAGGCTCCTCGGAGACCTCAGACGCGAGCACTTCCGAAGCCACCGGCAGGTAGAGCGCGAACGTCGTCCCCCGCCCCAGTTGACTCTCGACGTCAATGAATCCTCCGGCGTTCTTCACGATGCCATAGACGAGCGAGAGCCCCAAGCCCGTTCCCTTCCCCACCTCTTTCGTCGTGTAAAACGGATCGAAGATGCGCGGGATCTGCTCCGGCGCGATCCCCACGCCGGTGTCGGAGACCCAGATTACCACGTACTCGCCAGCGAAGGCCTCGCCCGCCCGCACGCGCGGATGATCCGGCGAGAGAATGACGTTCCCCGTTCGAAGCGTCAACAGTCCCCCTTGCGGCATCGCATCGCGCGCGTTCACGCAGAGATTCATGAGCGCCTGCTCCAGATGCGCGGGGTTGATGCGAACGGGGCGCAGGTTCGGCGCTAGCTCCGTCCGGATGGAAATGCTGGCGTCGAAAGAGCCGCGCAGCAAGCGCATGAGATTCTCCACCACGTCGTTCACCTTCACCAAGGTAGGCGGAGCAGTCGAAGGACGACTGAAGAGCAACAGTTGCGACGTTAGCTCGGCCGCTCGCTGCGCCGCTTCTTCGATTGCCTGAAGAGGCTGACGCGCCGGATCGTCTGGCTGGATTCGGGCCAGGAGAAGCGATGCATAGCCGAGGATCACCGTGAGCAAATTGTTGAAATTGTGCGCGATCCCGGCGGCCAACGTGCCGACGCTCTCCAATCGCTGCGCATACAAGAGCTGCTGCTGCAGCCGATGCCGCTCCGTCACATCAACGAGCATGCCCTCGTAATAGAGTACCTTCCCTTCCTCATCGGTCACCGCGCGCGCATACTCCTGCACGAAGATGTGCCCACCGTCCCGACGACGCAACGCAAACTCCACACCGTTGAGTCGCCCCGTGCGATGTAAGACCTCCATGTTCCTCCGGCGTTCGGAGGCGTCCACATACAGATCCCGCTCGATGTCCACCTGCAGCAGCTCCTCCACCGAGTCATATCCGAGCATGCGCGCCAGTGCCGGATTCGCCACGAGGATTCGCCCCTGAGGAGTGCTCTGATAAATCCCCACGACGGCATTCTCGAAGATGCTGCGATATTGTGCCTCTAAGCGCCGAGCTTGTTGATACAGCTCCGCATGTCGGAGTGCGAGCCCCACTTGATAGCTGACGACGCGAACGAGCTCGATCTCCTCCGCGCTCCAGGTCCGCGGTCGCCCCGTCATCGTGAACCAGAGAACGGCTTGGAGTTGGTCCTCACGAAGGATCGTTGCGTACAGGATCGCCCGCGCATTCGCAGCGCGATAGAGCGAGAGCACGGGCTGCGCTAAAGGATGCGCCTCCACATCGTGGAACGCCAGCACGCCCACGCGACGTACGGCTTCAACAATCGGCGCGTAGTCCGAAAGCCGATACCGCGGTTGAACAGGAGGAACGTCCGGCTTGTGATACTGATGAACGACCTCGACCAAATCCTCCTCCTCGACGATGCGGGCGAAAACGGCGCGATCTACGTCGAGGAATCGGGCTAGCTCTTCCAGAGAGCGCCGCGCGATCTCTCGCGCATCGAGCCATTCATACATCCGCTCGATAATGCGCCATACAAGCACCTCCCGCGCAGTTGCCTGCGGCATTTCCGCAGGGATGTTTTTGGGGAAAGGGGTATCCACGCGCTCTGCTCGTTCTAAGGGTTCCGAAATTTCGCTCATCGAATCCCTTTCACCTTCCGAAACCTGCTCTCATTCAGGGCCAATAACCCTATTCCGACGGCGGCGCTTTTGTCAAGGTGCTACCGCCACATGACCGGCGAAGGCTCTTTTTGACTTCTCTCCCTCGTTTCGGATATGGTTTTGTGCTTCATCGCGAGGTGCATGTGCGCGGCTCACGGCGGAGAGATCTTGCAGGGCCGGGCGCCTTTCGCCACAGGCTCAGCGAGCCCGACGGAGCGCGTGGGCAGGAGGGATGATGCTCGGAGAACTCTTTCGACGCAAGAGCGTAGATGCCATCCTCATCGAGAGTGAGAAACCTGAATATCGGCTCAAGCGCACGCTCACGGCCTGGGACCTGACGGCGCTTGGCATCGGCGCCATCATCGGCGCGGGGATTTTCGCCCTGACGGGTACGGCGGCAGCCGGAACCGTGGATCCGGTCACCGGACAAGTCCTTCGTCCCGGTGCTGGCCCCGGATTGATCCTCTCCTTTGTGCTGACAGCCATCGCCTGCGCTTTCTGTGCACTTTGCTATGCCGAATTCGCATCCTTGATCCCCATCTCCGGAAGCGCATACACTTACGCGTATGCGACGCTGGGCGAACTGCTCGCCTGGATCATCGGCTGGGATCTGATCCTCGAATACGCCGTCGGCAATATCGCCGTAGCTGTGAGTTGGTCGGGGTATTTCATTGAACTCCTTCGCGGACTTGGCCTGGAAATCCCTCCGGAATGGCGATGGCTCACGGTGAGCTACAATGTCGGCGTGCATGCTCCGGAGATCGTCGCGCACGCCCCACGCCTTTTTGGCGTTCCCATCATCGTCAACGTCCCGGCCTTCGCCATCGTTGCAATGCTCACGGTCCTTCTAGTCATTGGCGTCAAAGAGAGCGCGCGCTTCAATGCCGTGATGGTCGCCGTGAAGCTGCTTGTGCTGCTCTTCTTCATTGTGATCGGGTTCTTCTACGTGAAGCCGGAGAACTGGCAACCCTTTGCTCCCAACGGCTG is a window from the Blastocatellia bacterium genome containing:
- a CDS encoding response regulator is translated as MSEISEPLERAERVDTPFPKNIPAEMPQATAREVLVWRIIERMYEWLDAREIARRSLEELARFLDVDRAVFARIVEEEDLVEVVHQYHKPDVPPVQPRYRLSDYAPIVEAVRRVGVLAFHDVEAHPLAQPVLSLYRAANARAILYATILREDQLQAVLWFTMTGRPRTWSAEEIELVRVVSYQVGLALRHAELYQQARRLEAQYRSIFENAVVGIYQSTPQGRILVANPALARMLGYDSVEELLQVDIERDLYVDASERRRNMEVLHRTGRLNGVEFALRRRDGGHIFVQEYARAVTDEEGKVLYYEGMLVDVTERHRLQQQLLYAQRLESVGTLAAGIAHNFNNLLTVILGYASLLLARIQPDDPARQPLQAIEEAAQRAAELTSQLLLFSRPSTAPPTLVKVNDVVENLMRLLRGSFDASISIRTELAPNLRPVRINPAHLEQALMNLCVNARDAMPQGGLLTLRTGNVILSPDHPRVRAGEAFAGEYVVIWVSDTGVGIAPEQIPRIFDPFYTTKEVGKGTGLGLSLVYGIVKNAGGFIDVESQLGRGTTFALYLPVASEVLASEVSEEPSCARPLILLVDDEPAVRRVATLILTRHGYDVIMASDGAEALEIYRERQREIALVILDVTMPRMGGFMCYERLVQMNPQMKVVLCSGYDVDNLGTRLPEHPHVRFLQKPYRIEELLQAVSSLLGELSRPVA